A region from the Flavobacterium enshiense genome encodes:
- a CDS encoding peptidase M61: MKKFICTLALAAILVSCKTAQGTSKTNDVGVAIDLVNVNDDKVMVTITPPAFTSETTTFHIPKTVPGTYSEDNYGRFIEDVKAFDAKGNPLSVTKKDENSWTISDAKKISKLTYLVNDSFDTETSGGIGGKDVFSPAGTNIAAGKNFMINTHGFIGYFEGKSELPYKVTVSHPANLWGATSLTDTDTSNDRDIFTAARYAELVDHPIMYSEPDYTTFKVDDMEILISVYSPNGNYKAADITPAMETMMRAQKKFLGPVNSTKKYSVLLYLSDMKKADAKGFGALEHTTSTTVVMPEMMPKAALLEQLKDVVSHEFFHIVTPLTVHSNEIQYFDFNNPKMSEHLWMYEGVTEYFANLFQVNQGLITEDEFYNRMVDKIEQSKRFDEKMPFTTMSKNILDKQYKDSYYNVYLKGALIAMCIDIQMRESSNGEKGILDLMHALSSEYGTKKPFNDDELFAKITSLTYPAVGEFLKTYVAGETPIPYDKYFAKMGVTNAKVKKPGNPFIKDQTTPYITVDPSTKEIKVLPDGDLNKFMTALGIKHDDTILAVNDTNYNLDNIYDLLMSSSEWKEGDPITVKIKRAGKEQTLKGKISLPTDEIEGYQATDNSKTKLRESWLKG, encoded by the coding sequence ATGAAAAAATTTATTTGCACGTTGGCATTAGCCGCAATACTTGTAAGTTGTAAAACAGCGCAAGGAACTTCAAAAACAAACGATGTTGGCGTCGCTATTGACTTGGTAAACGTAAACGATGACAAAGTGATGGTAACAATCACACCGCCTGCCTTTACCTCCGAGACGACGACGTTCCACATACCTAAGACCGTTCCCGGAACTTATTCTGAAGACAATTACGGTAGATTCATCGAAGATGTAAAAGCTTTTGATGCAAAAGGAAATCCTTTATCAGTGACAAAAAAAGACGAGAATTCCTGGACAATATCCGATGCAAAAAAAATAAGCAAACTGACTTACCTTGTAAATGACTCGTTTGACACAGAAACTTCCGGCGGTATTGGAGGTAAAGACGTGTTCTCTCCAGCCGGGACCAATATTGCTGCCGGTAAAAACTTCATGATAAACACACATGGTTTTATAGGTTATTTTGAAGGTAAATCCGAGTTACCATATAAAGTTACCGTTTCGCACCCGGCCAATTTATGGGGGGCGACATCCCTGACCGACACTGACACAAGTAACGACAGGGATATATTTACCGCTGCCCGTTATGCCGAATTGGTTGACCATCCGATTATGTATTCCGAACCGGATTATACAACATTTAAGGTGGATGACATGGAAATCCTGATCAGCGTATATTCTCCAAACGGAAACTACAAGGCGGCAGACATAACTCCGGCCATGGAAACCATGATGCGCGCTCAGAAAAAATTCTTAGGCCCTGTGAATTCGACTAAAAAATACAGCGTCTTATTGTATTTGTCGGATATGAAAAAAGCCGACGCTAAAGGGTTCGGAGCTCTGGAGCATACTACATCCACAACTGTTGTTATGCCTGAGATGATGCCAAAAGCAGCATTATTAGAACAATTGAAAGACGTGGTTTCGCATGAGTTCTTCCATATTGTAACTCCGCTTACCGTTCATTCGAATGAAATCCAGTATTTCGATTTCAACAATCCTAAAATGTCTGAGCATTTATGGATGTATGAAGGGGTTACTGAATATTTCGCAAATCTTTTCCAGGTAAACCAAGGTTTAATTACTGAAGACGAATTTTACAACAGAATGGTGGACAAAATAGAGCAATCCAAACGTTTCGACGAAAAGATGCCATTTACGACCATGAGTAAAAACATCCTTGACAAACAATACAAAGATTCTTACTACAATGTATACCTGAAAGGAGCCTTAATTGCCATGTGTATTGACATTCAAATGAGAGAAAGCAGCAACGGAGAAAAAGGTATTTTAGATTTGATGCATGCTTTATCATCGGAATACGGAACTAAAAAACCATTCAACGACGACGAACTGTTTGCAAAAATCACTTCATTGACTTACCCTGCGGTTGGTGAATTCCTTAAAACATACGTTGCCGGCGAAACTCCGATTCCTTACGATAAGTATTTTGCAAAAATGGGCGTTACCAATGCTAAGGTTAAAAAGCCGGGCAACCCTTTTATTAAAGATCAAACGACTCCATACATTACAGTAGATCCCTCAACAAAAGAAATCAAAGTTCTTCCGGACGGTGATTTGAACAAATTCATGACAGCACTTGGAATCAAACATGACGATACGATTTTAGCTGTTAACGACACCAACTATAATCTGGACAACATTTACGATTTGCTTATGTCTAGCTCTGAGTGGAAAGAAGGCGACCCAATAACCGTAAAAATCAAACGTGCAGGTAAAGAACAAACTCTAAAAGGAAAAATATCGCTTCCGACTGATGAGATTGAAGGCTATCAGGCAACCGATAACAGTAAGACTAAATTAAGAGAAAGCTGGTTGAAAGGCTAA
- a CDS encoding TIGR03643 family protein, translating to MKKSKISEMDHETLNRIVTMAQEEKKPFEVIKEEFGISENDVTETMRKKLSKDNFELWKKKVTASKPKPKPQKFNDLEDDDLDSKYYFKNKMD from the coding sequence ATGAAAAAAAGTAAAATTTCAGAAATGGACCATGAGACATTAAATCGTATTGTTACCATGGCACAAGAGGAAAAAAAACCTTTTGAAGTAATAAAAGAAGAATTTGGGATTTCAGAAAATGATGTTACTGAAACGATGCGAAAAAAATTGTCAAAAGACAATTTCGAACTTTGGAAGAAAAAAGTCACTGCAAGTAAACCAAAACCAAAACCTCAAAAATTTAACGATCTCGAGGACGACGATTTAGACAGCAAGTATTATTTTAAAAATAAAATGGATTAA
- a CDS encoding alpha-ketoglutarate-dependent dioxygenase AlkB family protein, which translates to MDLFATDKIVFDLPDAEIEYYPNFFSEIEANVLFQQLLTEIPWQQDDITIFGKTYKQPRLTAFFGNEGKPYSYSNITMLPHVWNELLLKIKSKAEKTTGHSFSSVLLNLYRDGKDSNGWHADNEKELGQNPVIASVSFGEQRIFQLKHNTLKDQKQNIVLENGSLLLMKGTTQHYWKHQIPKTSKPIKQRINLTFRTIF; encoded by the coding sequence ATGGATTTATTCGCAACCGATAAAATTGTCTTCGATTTACCTGATGCCGAAATCGAATACTACCCGAATTTCTTCTCAGAAATTGAGGCAAACGTTTTATTTCAACAACTCCTGACTGAAATTCCATGGCAACAGGACGACATTACCATTTTCGGAAAAACATACAAACAACCCAGATTGACAGCTTTCTTTGGCAACGAAGGCAAACCTTATTCCTACTCAAATATCACTATGCTTCCTCACGTGTGGAACGAACTTTTATTGAAAATTAAATCGAAAGCGGAAAAAACCACAGGGCATTCATTTTCTTCAGTGCTGCTCAATTTATACCGAGACGGCAAAGACAGCAACGGCTGGCACGCCGACAACGAAAAAGAATTGGGACAAAACCCCGTTATTGCTTCGGTAAGTTTCGGAGAACAGCGAATCTTTCAATTAAAACACAATACCCTAAAAGACCAAAAACAAAATATCGTATTGGAAAACGGAAGCCTGCTATTAATGAAAGGCACCACACAACATTATTGGAAACATCAAATCCCTAAAACATCAAAACCCATCAAACAGCGAATAAACCTCACCTTTCGAACCATTTTTTAA
- a CDS encoding DMT family transporter yields MIKNKAIKGAFLVGIGATSYGMLATFVKLAYKENYTTAEVLSSQFILGIIGILIINYFQKTKKRDEVINASKRNIFHLMLAGTSTGMTGIFYYLAVKYIPVSIGIVLLMQTVWMGVLLEWILDKKKPSLQKTAAVAIVLIGTVLATNLIKTNIQLDWRGIVWGILAAISFTTTMFTANRIAIGISSAQRSLYMLLGGTIIVLGFAIATQTTPYNINIFMKWGIILSLFGTIIPPLLMNAGFPNTGIGLGSIVSSLELPVSVMMAYFILNETVVLSQWIGILLIITAVIIMNVNFKQK; encoded by the coding sequence ATGATCAAAAACAAAGCAATCAAAGGAGCTTTCCTGGTAGGCATAGGCGCTACAAGCTATGGTATGCTTGCTACTTTCGTAAAATTAGCCTACAAAGAAAATTATACGACCGCCGAGGTTCTTTCCTCTCAATTCATATTAGGGATCATTGGTATATTAATTATCAATTACTTCCAGAAAACTAAAAAAAGAGACGAAGTAATAAACGCCTCCAAACGTAATATTTTCCATCTGATGCTTGCCGGAACTTCCACTGGAATGACTGGTATTTTCTATTATCTTGCTGTAAAATACATTCCGGTTTCCATTGGGATTGTATTGTTGATGCAAACAGTCTGGATGGGTGTTTTACTGGAATGGATACTCGATAAAAAGAAACCGTCATTGCAAAAAACAGCAGCTGTGGCTATCGTTTTAATCGGAACCGTCTTAGCGACTAATTTGATAAAAACAAACATTCAGCTGGATTGGCGAGGCATCGTTTGGGGAATATTAGCTGCAATATCCTTCACTACAACCATGTTTACGGCCAACCGAATCGCAATCGGCATCTCATCGGCACAACGAAGTCTGTACATGCTTTTAGGAGGAACTATCATTGTTTTGGGATTTGCGATAGCCACCCAGACTACTCCTTATAATATCAATATCTTCATGAAATGGGGAATTATCCTGTCTCTTTTCGGGACTATCATTCCCCCTCTGCTAATGAATGCCGGTTTTCCAAACACAGGGATTGGTTTAGGCAGTATTGTTTCGTCTTTGGAATTGCCTGTTTCTGTAATGATGGCCTATTTCATTTTGAATGAAACTGTAGTTTTAAGTCAATGGATTGGAATTCTGCTTATCATTACAGCAGTTATCATAATGAATGTCAATTTTAAACAAAAATAA
- the htpG gene encoding molecular chaperone HtpG: protein MTTGKINVSVENIFPLIKKFLYSDHEIFLRELVSNATDATLKLKHLTSIGEASVEYGNPIIEVKIDKEAKKLHIIDQGIGMTADEVEKYINQVAFSGAEEFLEKYKDSAKDSGIIGHFGLGFYSAFMVAEKVEIITKSYKEEPAAHWTCDGSPEFTLEAADKSTRGTEIILHIAEDSLEFLDDSKIRQLLTKYNKFMPVPIKFGTRKEQKAYGVGEEENMEEIEVDNIINNPTPAWTKQPTELNDDDYKDFYRELYPMQFDEPLFNIHLNVDYPFNLTGILYFPKMSADLQIQKDKIQLYQNQVYVTDNVEGIVPEFLTMLKGVIDSPDIPLNVSRSYLQADGAVKKISNYITRKVADKLKSLFTENREDFEKKWNDIKIVLEYGMLSEPKFYEKAGAFALYPTVSNKFYTLEELKELVKDKQTDKDGKLILLYASNNDAQHSYVEAAEAKGYEVLLLDSPIVSHLIQKLEADNENLQFVRVDSDHVDSLIKKEESAISKLSDEEQESLKTAVEGIVPATTYTVQLESLDSKAAPFMITQPEFMRRMKEMSQSGGGGMFGMGNFPEMYNLVVNTNSDLASAILNEKDKTTQENLVKQALDLAKLSQGLLKGEDLTAFVKRSFELIK from the coding sequence ATGACAACAGGAAAAATTAATGTATCGGTAGAAAACATCTTCCCGTTAATCAAAAAGTTCTTATATAGTGATCACGAGATTTTCCTTCGTGAATTGGTTTCAAATGCAACAGATGCCACCTTAAAACTTAAGCATTTAACCAGCATTGGCGAAGCTTCTGTAGAATATGGTAATCCGATTATCGAAGTGAAAATCGACAAGGAAGCCAAAAAACTGCATATTATTGACCAAGGTATTGGTATGACTGCCGATGAAGTGGAAAAATACATCAATCAAGTTGCCTTTTCGGGAGCAGAAGAGTTTCTTGAGAAGTATAAGGATTCGGCTAAAGACAGCGGCATTATCGGACATTTTGGCTTAGGTTTCTATTCGGCTTTCATGGTAGCTGAAAAAGTGGAAATCATCACTAAATCCTATAAAGAAGAACCGGCAGCACACTGGACTTGCGATGGAAGCCCTGAATTCACTTTGGAAGCAGCCGACAAATCAACCCGCGGAACCGAAATCATCCTTCACATTGCAGAAGACTCACTGGAGTTTTTAGATGATTCCAAAATCCGTCAGCTTTTGACCAAATACAACAAATTCATGCCTGTGCCGATTAAATTCGGAACCCGCAAAGAACAAAAAGCTTACGGTGTAGGAGAAGAAGAAAACATGGAAGAGATTGAGGTTGACAACATCATCAATAATCCGACTCCGGCATGGACAAAGCAGCCTACCGAATTAAATGATGATGATTACAAAGATTTCTATCGTGAATTGTATCCGATGCAGTTTGACGAACCTCTATTCAACATTCATCTTAATGTGGATTATCCGTTCAACTTGACAGGGATTTTGTATTTCCCAAAAATGTCGGCCGATTTACAGATTCAGAAAGATAAAATCCAATTATACCAAAACCAGGTATATGTTACAGATAACGTGGAAGGTATCGTACCTGAATTCTTAACCATGCTGAAAGGAGTGATCGATTCTCCGGACATTCCGTTAAACGTATCTCGTTCCTATTTACAGGCTGACGGCGCCGTTAAGAAAATATCAAACTATATTACCCGTAAAGTAGCCGACAAGCTAAAATCATTATTCACTGAAAACAGAGAAGATTTCGAAAAGAAATGGAACGATATCAAAATCGTTTTAGAATACGGAATGTTATCGGAACCTAAATTCTACGAAAAAGCTGGCGCCTTTGCATTATACCCAACAGTTAGCAATAAATTCTACACTTTAGAAGAATTAAAAGAGCTTGTAAAAGACAAACAAACCGACAAAGACGGAAAGCTAATCCTATTATATGCCTCTAATAATGATGCACAACACAGTTATGTGGAAGCAGCTGAAGCCAAAGGATACGAAGTGCTTTTATTAGATTCTCCAATTGTTTCGCATTTGATTCAGAAACTGGAAGCAGATAACGAAAATCTTCAGTTTGTACGTGTTGATTCAGATCACGTTGACAGTTTGATCAAAAAAGAAGAAAGTGCAATTTCAAAACTTTCCGATGAAGAACAAGAAAGTTTAAAAACAGCCGTTGAAGGTATTGTACCGGCTACAACTTATACGGTACAACTGGAATCTTTAGACAGCAAAGCGGCTCCGTTCATGATTACACAACCGGAATTCATGCGTCGTATGAAAGAAATGAGTCAGTCCGGCGGCGGCGGAATGTTCGGCATGGGCAACTTCCCTGAAATGTACAATCTGGTAGTGAACACCAATTCGGATTTGGCATCAGCTATATTAAACGAAAAAGACAAAACAACTCAGGAAAACTTGGTAAAACAAGCTCTGGATTTAGCAAAACTGTCACAAGGCTTATTAAAAGGTGAAGACCTGACAGCCTTTGTAAAGCGCAGTTTCGAATTGATCAAATAA
- a CDS encoding lipocalin family protein, translating to MKRVGLLVCFLALAIGCKSGSSSAEKPPKPATASASNAVKLDTKSEKNLNGNWKIVKVDFPGSGYFKVNAFGIAEPKCFEGSAWTFVQNNNTGTVTLNQSGCPSFTSAIKWQVSKEGQFGLKFIGEGTKAKNQTQGYWSKFQNATEQSFELVDVVDIAGQKKNVTYYFQRN from the coding sequence ATGAAAAGAGTAGGGCTATTAGTTTGTTTTTTAGCTTTGGCAATTGGTTGTAAATCAGGAAGTAGCAGTGCAGAAAAACCTCCAAAACCTGCAACGGCCAGTGCATCTAATGCAGTAAAACTGGATACAAAATCGGAGAAAAATCTGAACGGAAACTGGAAAATTGTCAAAGTTGATTTTCCTGGAAGCGGTTATTTCAAGGTAAACGCGTTTGGTATTGCCGAACCAAAGTGTTTTGAAGGCAGTGCTTGGACTTTTGTTCAGAACAATAATACCGGAACGGTTACTTTAAACCAGTCAGGTTGTCCGTCGTTTACATCGGCTATTAAATGGCAGGTAAGTAAAGAAGGTCAATTTGGTTTGAAATTTATCGGTGAAGGAACAAAAGCCAAAAACCAGACACAAGGGTATTGGTCTAAGTTTCAGAATGCAACAGAGCAATCGTTTGAGTTGGTTGATGTTGTCGATATAGCCGGACAGAAGAAAAATGTGACCTATTATTTTCAGAGAAACTAA
- a CDS encoding OmpA family protein, with protein MRTYKISALAILLLVSTVFTSCKTANNTQKGAAYGAVGGALLGAGVGALVGGKNSAAWGAAIGAAVGGGTGAIIGNKMDKQARAIDEALPSADVERVGEAIHITLKEDAIRFATNKSTLTPQAQTNLDKLIPIFNEYKDTNINIYGFTDNVGSKEYNLTLSQKRAEAVKVYLISKGLASSRFVTKGMGMEQPIAPNDTKEGQSMNRRVEFAITANEKMIQEAKKEAGN; from the coding sequence ATGAGAACATATAAAATTTCAGCTTTAGCGATTTTATTACTTGTCAGTACTGTATTTACAAGTTGTAAGACTGCAAACAACACTCAAAAAGGTGCCGCTTATGGTGCTGTGGGAGGCGCGCTTTTAGGTGCGGGAGTGGGAGCATTGGTAGGAGGTAAAAACAGTGCCGCTTGGGGTGCTGCCATTGGAGCTGCTGTTGGCGGAGGTACCGGAGCAATTATCGGTAACAAAATGGACAAACAGGCTCGTGCTATTGATGAAGCATTGCCTAGTGCCGACGTAGAGCGAGTAGGTGAAGCCATTCATATTACCTTAAAAGAAGATGCAATTCGTTTTGCCACAAACAAATCGACACTTACTCCACAGGCTCAGACAAATTTGGATAAGTTAATACCAATTTTTAATGAATACAAGGATACAAATATTAATATTTACGGATTTACCGATAATGTTGGTTCAAAAGAATATAATCTGACCCTGTCTCAAAAAAGAGCTGAGGCGGTAAAAGTGTACCTTATTTCAAAGGGATTGGCTTCGTCCCGATTTGTAACTAAAGGAATGGGGATGGAGCAGCCAATTGCGCCTAATGATACTAAAGAAGGACAAAGTATGAACAGACGTGTGGAATTTGCTATTACAGCCAACGAGAAAATGATCCAGGAGGCTAAAAAAGAAGCAGGTAATTAA
- a CDS encoding outer membrane beta-barrel protein has protein sequence MILLLLFCTASAFSQRTYNNVSIDANYGISGVKDPKLIDPVHFDFGVRYMFGEVWGIKLDYGFDKFRTQESPKEMGLNSNRISFQAACNLTNLVDSRSYFYNRKFNLMTHAGLGYSMQKSITVENGGIDEIGHVIIGINPQYSITDNLAIGIDFTGLVHFSQHYWFDGKYTYTDPVFNGTPNGTSTLIYNLSAGLSYTFGE, from the coding sequence ATGATTTTGCTATTATTGTTTTGTACGGCATCTGCATTTAGTCAGCGTACATATAATAATGTTTCAATTGATGCCAATTATGGCATCTCCGGAGTAAAAGACCCAAAACTAATTGATCCTGTTCATTTTGATTTCGGCGTGAGATACATGTTTGGAGAAGTCTGGGGTATAAAACTAGATTATGGTTTTGACAAATTCAGAACCCAGGAATCACCCAAAGAAATGGGCCTTAATTCCAACAGGATTTCCTTCCAAGCAGCCTGTAACCTGACCAACCTAGTGGATTCGAGAAGTTACTTTTACAACCGTAAGTTCAACTTAATGACACATGCGGGCTTAGGATACTCAATGCAAAAATCAATAACTGTTGAGAATGGCGGTATTGATGAAATAGGACATGTGATTATTGGTATTAATCCGCAGTATTCAATTACCGATAACCTTGCCATCGGAATTGATTTTACGGGATTAGTCCATTTCTCCCAGCATTATTGGTTTGATGGGAAATACACCTACACTGACCCCGTTTTTAATGGAACTCCTAACGGAACATCGACACTTATTTATAACCTGAGCGCTGGATTATCCTATACTTTCGGAGAATAA
- a CDS encoding ABC transporter ATP-binding protein yields the protein MLQVKNISFGYTEKKIIHNIAFTVPKCKNVAVLGESGCGKSTLLKLIYGLHDLDEGHIFWNEIEVLGPKFNLVPGMPFMKYLAQDFDLMPYITVAENVGKYLSNFYPEEKKQRIHELLEIVEMTEFADVKAKYLSGGQQQRVALAKVLALEPEVLLLDEPFSHIDNFRKNALRRNLFAYLKSKGITVIIATHDSVDALSFSDETIVLRNGKVVARGASATIYNNPETKYVASLFGEVNELQLSQLTDEVDKDETLLLYPHQLKVVENGFLKANVRQCYYKGSHYLIKAVSDRKVIFFEHETELEINEEVTLMIS from the coding sequence ATGTTACAGGTAAAAAATATTTCATTCGGATATACAGAAAAGAAAATAATTCACAACATAGCGTTTACTGTTCCAAAATGTAAAAACGTAGCTGTTTTGGGTGAGAGCGGCTGCGGAAAAAGTACACTGTTAAAACTGATTTATGGATTGCATGATTTGGATGAAGGCCATATTTTTTGGAATGAAATCGAAGTCCTGGGACCGAAATTTAATTTGGTGCCTGGTATGCCGTTTATGAAATACCTTGCTCAGGATTTTGATTTGATGCCTTACATAACAGTCGCTGAAAACGTGGGTAAATATCTTTCCAATTTTTATCCTGAAGAGAAAAAACAACGGATTCATGAATTGCTTGAAATTGTTGAGATGACGGAATTTGCTGATGTGAAAGCAAAATACCTTAGCGGAGGGCAACAGCAACGAGTGGCATTGGCCAAAGTTTTAGCTTTGGAGCCAGAGGTTTTATTGTTGGACGAACCCTTCAGTCATATTGATAATTTCAGAAAAAATGCCTTGCGAAGAAATTTGTTCGCTTACCTGAAATCCAAAGGGATTACCGTTATAATCGCTACGCACGATAGTGTAGATGCACTTTCATTTTCGGATGAGACGATTGTTCTCAGGAATGGTAAAGTAGTCGCGAGAGGAGCTTCGGCCACTATTTATAATAATCCGGAAACAAAATATGTAGCTTCACTTTTCGGAGAGGTTAATGAGCTGCAGCTGTCACAACTGACAGATGAGGTAGACAAAGACGAAACGCTTTTGCTGTATCCTCACCAGTTAAAAGTTGTGGAAAATGGTTTTTTAAAGGCGAATGTCAGACAGTGTTATTATAAAGGGAGTCATTATCTGATTAAAGCGGTTTCGGATCGGAAAGTAATTTTCTTCGAACACGAAACTGAATTGGAAATCAATGAAGAAGTAACTCTAATGATAAGCTAA